Proteins from a genomic interval of Chloroflexota bacterium:
- a CDS encoding 4'-phosphopantetheinyl transferase superfamily protein, producing the protein MTLFPVVLPTTEGVEGLSGGQKVALLSQCARQALNLSADKAGVILGKLAKDKDDVPLPSGGYYWSVSHKPKYVAAVISNSRIGIDIEEIKPRSGSIFNYVASEEEWRLCGGKSWEALYRCWTAKEAVVKAAGTGLAGMRSCQVCSVPDETHISLYYQDCLHEVEQLHYNGHIVSVLKDNNEVDWITREVLKAPLS; encoded by the coding sequence CCACCGAAGGCGTGGAGGGACTCAGTGGCGGGCAGAAGGTAGCCCTCCTCAGCCAATGCGCCAGACAGGCACTGAACTTGAGTGCCGATAAGGCCGGCGTCATACTTGGCAAGCTTGCCAAGGACAAGGATGATGTCCCCCTGCCATCCGGCGGTTACTACTGGTCCGTTTCCCACAAACCGAAATACGTGGCCGCAGTCATCAGCAATAGCCGGATCGGGATCGACATTGAGGAGATAAAGCCCCGCAGCGGTTCCATCTTCAACTATGTGGCCAGTGAGGAGGAATGGAGACTTTGCGGCGGCAAATCGTGGGAGGCACTGTACCGCTGCTGGACCGCCAAGGAAGCGGTGGTCAAGGCTGCCGGCACCGGCCTCGCCGGAATGAGGTCATGCCAGGTATGCTCGGTGCCGGACGAGACCCACATTTCTCTGTACTACCAGGACTGTCTTCATGAGGTAGAGCAGTTGCACTACAACGGCCATATCGTTTCAGTGCTCAAAGACAACAATGAAGTTGATTGGATAACCCGGGAAGTCCTCAAGGCACCGCTATCCTAG